CTTCGGATTAAAATACCATTCCCCTTTCCCTTCTTCTTCAAAATCAACCCGAATTTCCTTCCCCTTTCCCTCCTTCCCCAAAATCTACCAGAAATAAAGCAGAAGCAACAGTAATaatgaaacaacaacaacaactagaagcagaagaacaacaacaacaccagcagcaacaataataaaatcaaaaacaaaatcaatGATATCAGAAGCATAAACAGAAGCAGAAACACAAAGAAATGCCAAATGTAATCAGAAGCAAAATCAATGTAATCAGAAACATAAACAGAAGAAAAATCGAATGACTATTTGGTGATACACGGTAGCAAGAGCAGCTCTAATGAAATGTCCAACCCATAaaatccactacaatgaagaaaaGGACATATGAAATTCAGAAAGAAATGAGTGAGAAAAAAAAGCCAAAGACAAAAAAGACATACTTGATCATTCCATGCATGGTCTCTGTTGAAGATTATGGCAACACCAAGACTCCTAGCTGGGTTAATCCTAGTTCCAGTGATAGGAATGGTTGTCAAGTAGACCAAGAAGATAGCAAATCTGATTGAAAACAGCGGCGACCGGCGAGGAGCAGCAATGACCGGCGACCAAGCGAGAAGGAGAAGTAGAAACAGCGAGTAGCGAGTAGCACACGACGTCCACCCTCCCGGATCTGCTAGCGTCGACATCGAGGAGCAGCGACGACGGATTCCCTTCCCCTTTCCCACCTTCCCTTTTCCCTCTTCTTCCATTAAAAACCCACCTCTCCTAGCATGATTAACCCTATTTTTTTAAttaggggtaatttggtaataaaaattaaaattttagtaaaaatgacgattttaaactAAGTTAAATCTTTGGAAACATTTTATAGTGAAAAAAAGGCtggagaaaaaataaatttttaacccatgccttagagaccaaaatcgtacttaacccttttaCCAAATTAAGCTTTCATATATCTTTCACT
The DNA window shown above is from Arachis ipaensis cultivar K30076 chromosome B08, Araip1.1, whole genome shotgun sequence and carries:
- the LOC107610721 gene encoding aquaporin-1-like, with product MEEEGKGKVGKGKGIRRRCSSMSTLADPGGWTSCATRYSLFLLLLLAWSPVIAAPRRSPLFSIRFAIFLVYLTTIPITGTRINPARSLGVAIIFNRDHAWNDQWILWVGHFIRAALATVYHQIILGKEGKGKEIRVDFEEEGKGEWYFNPKDDLKLS